The Oncorhynchus tshawytscha isolate Ot180627B linkage group LG30, Otsh_v2.0, whole genome shotgun sequence genome includes a region encoding these proteins:
- the LOC112228284 gene encoding serine/threonine-protein phosphatase 2A 55 kDa regulatory subunit B beta isoform isoform X1 encodes MDLMVEATPRRVFSNAHTYHINSISVNSDYETYMSTDDLRINLWNLEITNRSFNIVDIKPANMEMLTEVITAAEFQPSQCNTFVYSSSKGSIRLCDMRASALCDNHSKLFEEPEDPSNRSFFSEIISSISDVKFSHSGRYLMTRDYLTVKVWDLNMESKPLETYQVHDYLRSKLCSLYENDCIFDKFECVWNGSDSVIMTGSYNNFFRMFDRNTKRDVTLEASRENSKPRAILKPRKVCVGGKRRKDEISVDSLDFSKKILHSAWHPSENIIAVAATNNLYIFQDKVN; translated from the exons ATGGACCTGATGGTGGAAGCCACTCCCAGGCGAGTATTCTCCAATGCCCACACGTACCACATCAACTCCATCTCTGTGAACAGTGACTACGAGACCTACATGTCCACAGATGACCTGAGAATTAACCTGTGGAACCTGGAGATCACCAACCGAAGTTTCA ACATCGTGGACATCAAGCCGGCTAACATGGAGATGCTGACGGAGGTGATCACAGCAGCAGAGTTCCAACCCAGCCAGTGTAACACCTTCGTTTACAGCAGCAGCAAGGGTTCCATCCGGCTGTGTGACATGAGGGCCTCAGCATTGTGTGACAACCACTCCAAAT TGTTCGAGGAGCCAGAGGACCCCAGTAACCGCTCCTTCTTCTCCGAGATCATATCGTCCATCTCAGACGTGAAGTTCAGCCACAGCGGCCGCTACCTGATGACACGGGACTACCTCACGGTCAAGGTGTGGGACCTCAACATGGAGAGCAAACCTCTGGAGACCTACCAG GTCCACGACTACCTGAGGAGTAAGCTGTGCTCCCTGTATGAGAACGACTGCATCTTCGACAAGTTTGAGTGTGTCTGGAACGGGTCTGACAG TGTGATCATGACCGGCTCGTACAACAACTTCTTCCGCATGTTCGACCGCAACACCAAGCGTGACGTGACCCTGGAGGCATCGAGGGAGAACAGCAAGCCCCGGGCCATCCTGAAGCCCAGGAAGGTGTGTGTAGGGGGCAAGAGACGCAAGGACGAGATCAGCGTGGACAGCCTGGACTTCAGCAAGAAGatcctgcacagtgcctggcacCCCTCTGAGAACATCATCGCTGTGGCCGCCACCAACAACCTCTACATATTCCAAGACAAGGTCAactaa
- the LOC112228285 gene encoding LOW QUALITY PROTEIN: transcription elongation regulator 1-like (The sequence of the model RefSeq protein was modified relative to this genomic sequence to represent the inferred CDS: deleted 2 bases in 1 codon), which produces MADHGDGESIVFNDNRMAQQQTLRFRGPAPPPTPVMRGPPPLLRPPPPPFGMMRGPPPRGPLFGRPPFDPSMPPIPPPGGMPPPLGPPHLQRPPFMPPPMGSMPPPPGMLFPPGMPPVPAAGAHTLPPTDEIWVENKTPEGKAYYYNARTRESAWSKPEGVKVIQQSELNPMMVTPAGTGASSNSSTAASTTAATPSPVSTQAPSQSHTMSTSPDTNTTSSLSQTITTSAATDLQPVASVPSSVGVTPMAVVSVTTVPSSVTPVQTMSLLPQSLPTGLPHHTMSQPHTTATIPGFPPGVMHPFRVPLPGMHIPLPGVAMMQIVGGPYIKTVSPNHNGMLPGMGPPLVPMMHHPQLALAAPALSGLQFPEWSEYKTADGKTYYYNNRTLESTWDKPQELREKEKEAEKAKERQQALEEEAMEMEDEQPKIELPKEVKEQVKEEEMTEEEKAAQKAKPVATNPIPGTPWCIVWTGDERVFYYNPTTRLSMWDRPEELVGRADVDKNIQEPPHKRGLEDATRKLGTTTHRHTHPASVGVHRWPHHFSPSGISKEELEQAAEEALEDEPVKAKKRKKEEVMKEADSEKEAAMEAELKAARERAIVPLEKRMTQFRDMLLKRGVSAFSTWEKELHKIVFDPRYLLLNPKERKQVFDQYVKTRAEEERKEKKNKLMQSKDEFRKMMEEAKLTARTTFSEFASKHAKDPRFKAIEKMKDREAIFIEFMTALKKKEKEDSKNRGEKVKQDFFELLGDHQLDGGQRWSKVKDRLEGDPRYKAVESSNTREELYKQYVDKQAKNMDSDKEKEMERAARIEASLREREREVQKARSEQTKEIDREREQHKREEAIQHFRALMSDMVRSSDASWSDTRRNLRKDHRWESASLLERDEKEKLFNEHVEALSKKKKENFRQLLDETVMITLTTTWKEVKKIIKEDPRCIKFSSSDRKKQREFEDYIKDKYITAKADFRTLLKETKFITYRSRKLLQESDQHLKDVEKVLQNDKRYLVLDCVPDERRKLLMFYIEDLDRRGPPPPPTASEPTRRSTK; this is translated from the exons ATGGCGGACCACGGAGACGGTGAAAGTATTGTGTTTAACGACAACAG GATGGCGCAGCAGCAGACGCTGCGTTTCCGCGGCCCTGCTCCTCCTCCAACCCCAGTGATGCGTGGTCCACCCCCACTGCTCAGACCCCCACCTCCCCCCTTCGGTATGATGAGAGGGCCTCCACCACGAGGGCCACTGTTTGGGCGTCCGCCGTTTGACCCCAGCATGCCACCCATACCCCCACCAGGAGGCATGCCCCCACCACTCGGACCCCCTCACCTACAG AGACCTCCTTTTATGCCCCCGCCGATGGGCAGCATGCCCCCGCCCCCAGGGATGCTATTTCCCCCTGGGATgcccccagtccctgctgctggagCTCATACTCTGCCCCCTACTGATGAGATCTGGGTGGAGAACAAGACACCTGAGGGAAAG GCGTACTACTACAACGCCAGGACTCGAGAGTCAGCCTGGAGCAAACCTGAAGGGGTTAAGGTGATCCAGCAGTCAGAACTCAACCCTATGATGGTGACCCCGGCTGGAACAGGAGCCTCCTCCAATAGCAGCACTGCAGCCAGCACTACAGCTGCCACACCCTCTCCAGTGTCCACACAGGCACCTTCCCAGTCTCATACCATGAGTACCAGCCCAGACACCAACACCACCTCTTCTTTGTCCCAGACCATCACTA CTTCTGCTGCTACAGATCTGCAGCCTGTGGCCTCCGTCCCCTCGAGTGTGGGAGTGACCCCGATGGCGGTGGTCAGTGTAACCACAGTGCCATCCTCAGTGACACCAGTCCAGACTATGTCCCTGTTGCCCCAAAGTCTCCCGACTGGCCTGCCCCACCACACCATGTCCCAGCCTCACACCACAGCCACTATCCCAGGCTTCCCCCCAGGGGTCATGCACCCCTTCAGGGTGCCTCTACCAGGCATGCATATCCCACTGCCCG GTGTAGCAATGATGCAGATAGTAGGCGGTCCCTATATAAAGACAGTCTCCCCCAACCATAACG GTATGCTGCCTGGCATGGGCCCTCCTCTTGTTCCCATGATGCACCACCCTCAGTTGGCCCTGGCGGCGCCCGCCTTGTCAGGCCTCCAGTTCCCAGAGTGGTCGGAGTACAAAACGGCCGACGGGAAgacctactactacaacaaccGCACACTGGAGTCCACCTGGGACAAACCCCAGGAACTGAGGGAGAAAG agaaagaggcagagaaggcCAAAGAGAGACAGCAGGCCCTGGAGGAGGAGGCTATGGAGATGGAGGATGAACAGCCTAAAATAGAGCTCCCCAAGGAGGtgaaggag caggtgaaggaggaggagatgactGAAGAGGAGAAAGCAGCACAGAAAGCCAAGCCTGTGGCCACTAACCCAATACCTGGCACTCCCTG gtgtattGTGTGGACCGGTGACGAGCGGGTGTTCTACTACAACCCCACCACGCGTCTCTCCATGTGGGACCGgccagaggagctggtgggacgGGCTGACGTTGACAAGAACATCCAGGAACCACCTCATAAGAGAGGCTTGGAGGACGCCACCAGGAAGCTGGGTACgaccacacacaggcacactcatCCTGCCTCTGTAGGTGTTCAT CGATGGCCTCATCACTTCTCTCCCTCAGGAATCAGCAAAGAGGAGCTGGAGCAGGCAGCAGAGGAAGCTCTGGAAGATGAGCCTGTGAAGGCCAAGAAGAGGAA GAAGGAGGAAGTGATGAAAGAGGCGGACTCTGAGAAAGAGGCAGCCATGGAGGCAGAGCTGAAGGCGGCCCGAGAGCGGGCCATCGTGCCCCTGGAGAAGCGCATGACACAGTTCAGGGACATGCTGCTGAAGAGAGGG GTCTCAGCATTCTCTACGTGGGAGAAAGAGCTGCACAAGATAGTTTTTGACCCGCGATACCTGCTGCTTAACCCCAAAGAGAGAAAGCAG gtgtttgaCCAGTATGTGAAGACCCgagctgaggaggagaggaaagagaagaagaataaACTGATGCAGTCTAAGGACGAGTTCAGGAAGATGATGGAGGAGGCCAAGCTCACAGCCAG GACAACGTTCAGTGAGTTTGCATCCAAGCACGCCAAGGACCCACGGTTCAAGGCCATAGAGAAGATGAAGGACCGGGAGGCCATCTTTATCGAGTTCATGACCGCTCtcaagaagaaagagaaggaggactccaagaacagaggagagaag GTGAAGCAGGACTTCTTTGAGTTGCTTGGCGACCACCAGCTGGACGGAGGTCAGCGCTGGAGCAAGGTGAAGGACAGGCTGGAGGGAGACCCTCGCTACAAGGCGGTGGAGAGCTCCAACACCAGAGAGGAACTCTACAAGCAGTATGTGGACAAGCAGGCCAAG AACATGGACTCTGataaggagaaggagatggagcgAGCAGCCAGGATAGAGGCCAGTCTGAGGGAGAGGGAGCGCGAGGTGCAGAAGGCCCGCTCTGAGCAGACCAAGGAGATCGACAGAGAGCGGGAGCAGCACAAGAGGGAGGAAGCCATCCAGCACTTCAGAGCCCTCATGTCAGACATG GTGAGGTCGTCTGACGCGTCGTGGTCAGACACCCGCCGTAACCTGCGTAAGGACCACCGCTGGGAGTCCGCCTCTCTGTTGGAGAGAGACGAGAAGGAGAAACTGTTCAACGAACACGTTGAGGCGCTCtccaagaagaagaaggagaacttCAGACAGCTACTGGACGAGACCGTCATG ATCACACTGACCACCACGTGGAAGGAGGTGAAGAAGATCATAAAAGAGGATCCTCGCTGTATCAAGTTCTCCAGTAGTGACAGA AAAAAACAGAGGGAGTTTGAAGACTACATCAAAGACAAGTACATCACAGCCAAAGCTGACTTCAGAACGCTTCTGAAAGAGACCAAGTTCATCACGTACAG GTCGCGGAAGTTGCTCCAGGAGTCTGACCAGCACCTGAAGGATGTGGAGAAGGTTCTGCAGAATGACAAGCGTTACCTGGTGCTGGACTGTGTCCCGGATGAGAGGAGAAAACTCCTCATGTTCTACATTGAGGATCTGGACCGCCGgggtccccctcctccccccactgCCTCGGAGCCAACACGTCGCTCCACCAAGTGA